A stretch of the Actinomycetes bacterium genome encodes the following:
- a CDS encoding SGNH/GDSL hydrolase family protein yields MRLTGPWRVFAVVAASVLVVAGALLVAAPVRRAVLLLARHGQRVTDVLPPAAAHSQPASSPVPSATTSPTTSASAASSSGAPSSVPVTEIRSRSTLVGLGDSVPAGSACGCVPFVARLGQQLATDRGQPVTAINDATGGEDSSELLTALTQPTRIARDVSTANIVTITIAANDVAYSSYASGSCGGDDGTACYRPEVQALSANVSAILRRIQALRGGRPTTVLVTGYWNVWQDGRVARSMGAEFVQVSHLVTTLVNQGLQQAATSHGALFVDLAKPFTAAGPDDTGLLAADGDHPNAAGHQLIADVLTQAVLAGT; encoded by the coding sequence GCGGGCGCGCTGCTGGTGGCCGCGCCCGTGCGCAGGGCCGTGCTGCTCCTTGCCAGGCACGGTCAGCGGGTGACCGATGTGCTGCCTCCGGCGGCAGCACACAGCCAGCCGGCGAGCTCTCCGGTTCCGTCGGCGACGACGTCGCCCACGACCTCCGCGTCGGCTGCCTCGTCGTCGGGCGCCCCGTCGTCCGTCCCGGTCACCGAGATCCGGTCCCGGTCCACGCTGGTCGGGCTCGGCGACTCCGTCCCCGCCGGGAGCGCGTGCGGCTGTGTCCCGTTCGTTGCGCGGCTCGGGCAGCAGCTGGCGACGGACAGGGGTCAACCGGTGACGGCGATCAACGACGCCACGGGGGGCGAGGACAGCAGCGAGCTGCTCACCGCGCTCACCCAGCCGACCCGCATCGCTCGGGACGTGAGCACCGCCAACATCGTTACCATCACGATCGCGGCCAACGACGTGGCCTACTCCAGCTATGCCAGCGGCAGCTGCGGCGGAGACGACGGGACGGCCTGCTACCGGCCCGAGGTGCAGGCCCTGTCGGCCAACGTGTCGGCGATCCTCCGGCGGATCCAGGCCCTTCGGGGCGGTCGGCCCACCACGGTCCTGGTCACCGGCTACTGGAACGTGTGGCAGGACGGGCGGGTGGCCCGCAGCATGGGGGCGGAGTTCGTCCAGGTCAGCCACCTCGTCACGACCCTGGTCAACCAGGGGCTGCAGCAGGCGGCGACCAGCCACGGAGCCCTCTTCGTGGACCTGGCGAAGCCGTTCACCGCTGCGGGTCCGGACGACACGGGCCTCTTGGCCGCGGACGGCGACCATCCCAACGCGGCCGGCCACCAGCTGATCGCCGACGTCCTCACCCAGGCTGTGCTCGCCGGCACCTGA